In Gossypium hirsutum isolate 1008001.06 chromosome D06, Gossypium_hirsutum_v2.1, whole genome shotgun sequence, one genomic interval encodes:
- the LOC107935558 gene encoding wall-associated receptor kinase-like 14 — MIHKQPKEPNFIFISILILSFPFIIQSSNCNRSCGGNHVPYPFGFSPTCQIPLNCTTTAHHHHHHHIAGFPILNINQNHIKISIEATCDRPLQALHRLYSKNYAPTSRNAILLQNCSLPSPCMIPSTMVYTHFESLTCSNNSNISCYSEKKSNGFLDYDKVIGTNCGSFLSSISTESFNESGVLEVQVVELRWWIEGQCSELCSENAVCDEIVSPVNRRPGSYCRCRNGFVGDGYRAGDGCRKASSNCNPARYVSGECGGTARVIMLIGGIAVGASLMICVVLTCCFARKKSSSRTKHSMKRLFSDASGINIPIYTYKEIEKATNGFSEKQRLGTGAFGTVYAGKLHTNSWVAIKRIKHRDTDCIEQVVNEIKLISSVSHPNLVRLLGCSMENGEQILVYEFMPNGTLCQHLQRERGDGLPWPVRLTIATETAQAIAYLHSAIDPPIYHRDIKSSNILLDYNFKSKVADFGLSRLGKTETSHISTAPQGTPGYLDPQYHQNFHLSDKSDVYSFGVVLIEIITALKVIDFSRPPNEANLASIATDRISKGRLDEIIDPFLNPNSNDPWTLSSIHKVAELAFRCLAFHRDMRPTMMEVAMELEQIKLSRWVHGEEINYEGASLEASPCSSSSNLSEQPLSKGINKNGGVQNRNGLFMLQMSNVGFMNLMEKMKDHSPVSVQDPWLSEQSSPSSSYLLNNVTH, encoded by the exons ATGATTCACAAACAACCCAAAGAAcccaattttattttcatatcaaTCCTTATACTTTCATTCCCCTTTATAATTCAATCCTCAAATTGCAACCGATCATGTGGTGGCAACCATGTTCCTTACCCATTTGGCTTCTCCCCTACCTGCCAAATCCCACTAAATTGCACCACCACCGCCCACCACCATCACCACCACCATATTGCCGGTTTCCCAATCCTAAACATAAACCAAAACCATATAAAAATCAGCATTGAAGCCACTTGTGATCGTCCACTTCAAGCTCTCCATCGTCTTTATAGCAAAAACTACGCCCCAACATCTCGTAACGCAATCTTATTACAAAATTGCTCCTTACCATCACCATGCATGATACCATCTACCATGGTTTACACTCATTTTGAGTCCCTTACTTGTTCTAATAATAGTAACATTAGTTGCTATTCGGAAAAGAAAAGTAATGGCTTTCTTGATTATGATAAGGTGATTGGGACGAATTGTGGGTCGTTTTTGTCGTCGATATCGACGGAATCTTTTAATGAATCGGGTGTGTTGGAAGTACAAGTGGTGGAGCTAAGGTGGTGGATTGAAGGACAGTGCTCGGAGTTATGTTCTGAGAATGCTGTTTGTGATGAAATTGTTTCGCCGGTTAATCGACGGCCAGGATCGTATTGTAGGTGTCGAAATGGGTTTGTTGGTGATGGATATCGTGCCGGCGATGGTTGCCGGAAAG CCTCTTCCAATTGTAACCCGGCGAGGTACGTTTCCGGTGAATGCGGAGGAACGGCTCGAGTCATTATGTTAATCGGAG GCATTGCAGTTGGAGCTTCTTTAATGATTTGTGTAGTTCTCACATGTTGCTTCGCGCGCAAGAAATCGAGTTCGAGAACCAAACACAGCATGAAAAGACTGTTTTCCGATGCATCGGGCATCAATATTCCGATTTACACATACAAAGAAATAGAGAAAGCTACAAATGGTTTCTCAGAGAAACAAAGGCTTGGAACTGGAGCATTTGGGACAGTCTATGCAGGCAAACTACATACCAATTCATGGGTTGCTATTAAAAGGATCAAGCATAGAGACACCGATTGTATCGAGCAAGTCGTGAACGAGATCAAGCTAATATCATCCGTAAGTCACCCGAATCTAGTTCGTTTATTAGGTTGTTCCATGGAAAACGGTGAACAAATACTCGTTTACGAGTTCATGCCTAATGGAACATTATGCCAACATTTACAACGAGAACGAGGTGATGGACTTCCTTGGCCGGTTCGACTTACCATCGCTACAGAAACTGCACAAGCCATTGCTTATTTACACTCTGCTATAGACCCTCCTATATACCATAGAGACATCAAATCTAGCAACATACTTTTAGACTACAATTTCAAGTCCAAAGTAGCTGATTTCGGTCTTTCTAGGCTCGGAAAAACCGAGACATCCCACATTTCAACAGCTCCACAAGGAACACCGGGATACCTTGACCCTCAATACCATCAAAACTTCCATCTTTCCGATAAAAGCGATGTTTATAGCTTCGGGGTTGTTCTAATCGAGATCATAACAGCATTGAAAGTGATAGACTTCTCAAGACCACCAAATGAAGCTAACTTAGCATCCATTGCTACTGATAGAATCAGCAAGGGACGTTTAGATGAGATCATAGACCCATTTTTAAACCCCAACAGTAATGATCCATGGACATTATCATCAATCCACAAGGTTGCGGAGCTAGCCTTTAGATGTTTAGCATTTCATAGAGACATGAGACCTACAATGATGGAAGTAGCAATGGAATTGGAACAAATTAAGCTAAGTAGATGGGTACATGGAGAAGAAATCAATTATGAAGGTGCTTCATTAGAGGCGTCACCTTGTTCTTCTTCATCAAATCTAAGTGAGCAACCAT